Part of the bacterium genome, GTCAGCGCGACGAGGGTGACGACCACCGAGATAAGCAACGCGGTGTGGGCTCGCGCAGAGACGATATACGGGGCCAGCGGGATGATCCCGCCGCCGACATAGGCCCCGGCAATCGTCAGGGCGCTTGTCAGCGCGCGCTTGGGCTCCGGCTTCTCCAGGCCCAACTCGAACCGCATCATGAAGTCGATCCAGGCCTCGGGATTCTTCCGCAGGGCCTCGACCACTGGGGCGCTCGCCTCCGCCGTGAGCCCGTAGCCCTGGAATATCCTGGTAACTTCGTCGGCTTCGACCTCCGGCACCGTTCGGATTTCCATCTGCTCGCGCAATTGCTCGCTGGCGTAGTGTTCGGCGTCGCTCTTCGCCGCGAGGTACCCCCCCAGGCCCATGGCGATGGATCCCGCTGCAATCTCGGCCAACCCCGCGGTGACGATGATGCCCGTCGATGCCACCGCGCCGGAGAGCCCCGCGGCGAGGGCGAAGGGGACGGTCAATCCGTCCGACATCCCGATCACAATGTCCCTGACGGTCTCGCTGCCGGTAAAGTGGCGTTCGACGTGGGGGGTCTGGGGCATGCTCGGCTCCTCGTGATCGGTCTTCGAATCAGCCGCCGGCCGATCAGGGTATGCGGTACGCCGGAATTCTGAAAAGGGGCGGGGTCACCTCCGGCCGGCCTTGCCCCGGGAGACCTCCAGGTCCTTCCTAGAGATGGGGACCTCATGCAGGTTCAGGAATACCTGGATGATATCGCTTGCGCTGACAACCCCCACCACACGGCCGCCACGCACGATCGGCACCCGGCGGACCATTTGATCGAGCATCATGGCGGCGACCTCATCCACGGGCGTATCCTCGGAGGCCCACACGGGATCCGGGGCCATCACGTCTCGCACCGTCTTGCCGCGCCGCGCGGCGAGGTCCATGAAACTCACCATGCCGACCATCTGATCGGCTTCGTCGACAACCGGGGCCCGGTGGATGCGGTAGCGCAGCAGCAGGTCCGCCGCTTCGGTCACCAGCATTTCAGGCGCAACCGCCACGACATCTTTGCTCATGATCTCCCTGGCTTCCATCGCCCATCACTCCTCTGGATCGGCGTGGTCGAATCCCTACACACCTAGCGTAGTGTACCCGCGAGCAAAGCGGGATCAGGCGCAGGCTCGATTTCTTCCTAGCGAACAATCAGGACGGGAGCGTGCGCCCCATGCAGGACCCGTTCGCTCACGCTCCCGAGGATCAGTCCACCGATCTGCCCAAGGCCGCGACTCCCCATGACGATGAGATCCGCTTTGTGTTCCTTGGCCGCCTTGATAATCTCGCCTGCGGGGTCTCCTTCACGGTAAACACGACTTACGCGAGCGTCAACGCCGGCGAACGCCTTCCCACTCTCGCCAAGAATCGCCTCGCCGGCCTGCCGCATCCCCTCTTCCAGTGCCCCAAGATCGACGTACACCTCGCCGGGACTGCCCATCGCGATCGTGGGGATATGACCCACGTTGACAAGGACCACTTCCGCCTCCCGCAGCTCACGGACAAGGCGCGCCGTCAATTTCGCCGCTCCGATCGCGTGCGGCGAACCATCGGTCGCTACGAGAATCCGCATCATCTCCGCAACTACCTCCTCCCTCTTCCCCATGAGGACGCAGTCCAATCCTACCGGTAACGTGGCTTGCTCCGGCATCGGGCGGCCAGCCGATCTTCCGTTGCCAGCGACATTGCATGGAAAGAATCGGGTGCCGGACGGATAGCCCCCCTCGCAGGCCGCCGATACACTGGGAGGGGATAGCGATCTCCTCCCGGAGGACTGCGTGTGATGACCGACTTCGAGGGGCTCTCTGGGCTGCTGAACAGCGACCGTCGGGACGTGCTGTCCGTCGCTCTGGACCTCGATCCGACCAAGCCGGAGCATCAGAGTCCCCATCCCGCGTACCGGACCTGGCTGCGCGAGGCGTTTCAGCGGGTGCTAGAGACGGTGCCCAAGCCGGCCAGAGCTGAAATCCGCAAGGCGGCACGCCGCGCGCTGGCACGCGTGCAGAACGGTCCGGCAGGGGGGCGCGGCTTGATGCTGCTGGCGGGGCGAGACCTGTGGCGTGAGTTTGTCCTCCCCGACTCGCTTCCGAACCGCGTCCACTATGGCCGGCCTGATCTTCTCCCACTACTCTGGGCGGCCCGCATGTACAAGCCGTGGGCTACCGTGCTTGTGGATCGCACGCACGCGAAGATCGCCGTCGCGTTCCTTGAGAAGACGATCGTCGTCCATGAAAAGTCCCTGACCCTGGACACGGGCCACTGGCGCTTCAAGGCCGGACGGCCACGGACCGCGACGAAGGCGTCCGGCGTCGCCGCCTCCCGGGGCGTGGAACGCGACTCGTTCACGGCGCGTGTTGACGACCACGTGTACAGGTTCTGGCAGAGCATCGCGCGGGCCGCTGCGAGGACGCTGGCCGACCTCTCCATCGATCGGGTGATTATTGCCGGCCCGGAACGAGCGACAAACGCCGTGCGCGAGAGCCTGCCGGAGAAGGCACGGGCGATGGTTGTCGGCATCGTCACGCTCCCGCCTCATCCCACCATCGCCAATGTCCGTGAGCATACGCTTCCCGTGATCCTGGCCCACGCGCACCGGCGGGAGTCGCGCCTCCTGGCCGATGTGATGGATCGGGCAGCCGCGGCCGCTGGCGGCGTTCTGGGACGGAGCGCCACGCTGGAGACATTATTGCGCGGCGAGGTGATGACGCTCGTCGCCGAGCGCGACCTGGACGGATCTGTCTGGGAGTGCACGTCTTGCGCGTACGTGGCGGTCGCCGACGTGAACGTCTGCCCAAGCTGCGGTGCGCAGATGAGGGAGACCTCCCTCCGGCAGGTCGTGCCCTTCCTGGCGCACCACCACGGGGCCGCGCTCGAGGTGGTCGGCCCCGCCGGACGCCCATCGTTGCCGGAGGGACTCGGAGGACTGCTCCGGTACACGCCTCGCTTGGAATCTGCGAAGGCCTCTCCGAGCGCGCTCGCGGACCGTCCCGTATGATCGTTCGATGCGGCCCACATCCCCGCGATCAGGTAGATACCCGAGCGGGAATCGAGCGGGGGTCCGATGGCCGCACCTTCGCCGCCAGATTATCCTGGACGCAGCGATACGGAAGGGGGTGCGGCGGTGGAAACGATGCCTCCCGGCGCGCTGCTCGTGCCGACGGACATGTCTGATGCCTCGCTTCCCGCCGCAGCCTATGCCGCCGACCTTGCCCGTCGAGCCGGCGGGAGGCTTGTACTTCTCCATGTGGTCTTCCCCAAGGAGATCGAAGAAGGGGTCGCCGATGGCCAGTACGTGGACCAGCAACTCAAGGAGGTCCAGGGGAGGCTGCACTGGTGGTTTACGACGTTCGTCCCCCCGGCGGCCCGGCAGGGCGTGAGCGTGGAAACGGTTGTGAGAGTCGGTCACCCGGAACACGAGATCCTTACCACGGCTCGGGCGATTCAGGGCGGGACGATCGTGATGGCTACCCACGGCCGCACAGGGCTGCCGCGGGCCGTCCTCGGGAGCGTCGCCGAGGCCGTGCTGCGGCATGCGCCGTGCCCTGTTCTTACGATTCCCCCCACGGCGTTACAGAATTCCAAACATGCCGGCGGAGTGCCGGCGGAGAGGGAGGCCGTATGATGCGCGCGCGCGAGCTAATGAGCACCCCAGTTGTCCGTGTGGCCCCGGAGGCCACCCTGAAGGAGGTGGCCGAGCGCATGGTCGCCCACCGGGTGAGCGGCGTACCGGTCGTCGACCATTTCGGCGAACTCGTAGGCATTATCTCGGAGTCGGATCTTGTCTCGAAACTCGAATACGAGGAGACCGGGCAGGGCTTGGTGGGATTCCTCGACCATCTCGCTCACGCAGTGGGAGCGGACCGCAAACTCCACGCCAGGACCGCAGCAGAGCTGATGACATCCGGGGTCGTCACCGCTGCGCCGGACGCGTCCGTGCGCGAGCTGATCCACCTGATGACGAGCCACGGCGTCAACCGAGTCCCGATCGTCGAGGGCGGCCGGGTGATCGGCATCGTCACGCGGGCCGACATCCTCCGGACTCTGGTCCGATCCGACACGGCGATCGCGGAGGACGTGCGGTGGCGCTTGATCCACGATCTGTGGATCGACCCGACGGGGCTCGTGATCAGCACTCGAGACGGGATCGTGACGATCGCCGGCGAGGTGCCGACGCGCTCCGAGGCGGAGCTGGTCAAACACTGGACAGCGGCCACGGAAGGCGTGGTCGATGTCGACGCGCGGGGTCTCCGCTACCGGACCGACGACCGGCGCGTGAAGTTGCCCGCAGGGCGCGGGTGGCCAGATCGATCATGACGCCGATGGACCATTATGAGGCGCTGACGGCGCTCGGTCAGTATCTGGCCGAGGTCAGGAGCATCCCGTTGCTTTCGAAGGAAGAGGAGGATCGGCTGGCGGTCCGGGCGGTTGCCGGCGATCGGGACGCCCGCAGCTCGATCGTGGAACATCACTTGCCGCTCGTCGTGGGCATTGCGCGCCGGTACGCTGGGTGGGGGGTGCTCTTAGAGGACCTAGTCCAGGAGGGCAACCTCGGGCTCCTCCGCGCGGCCGAGCGGTTTGACTCGGGCCACGGGGTCCGCTTTGCGACGTACGCGACCTGGTGGATTCGCCACTATATCTCCCGGGCCGTGTTCAGGCTCGCCCACGCCATTCGTATTCCGAGGTCCATCCGGTTGGACCTGCGTCGGCTGGGCGTGGTGTCAACCACGCTCGAGCGTCAGATGAGGCGCCGACCCAAAGACACGGAACTGGCTGCCGCGCTAGGGCGACCGGCGGCGCGGATCCGGTTTTTGCGGTCCATCCCTGACGAACCGCTCTCCCTGGAGCATCCGGGAGACGGCGGATCCTCGCTCGCGGCTTTGCTGTCGATGTCCCCGGACTCGACCTCCGAGGATGTGGCCGAGGTCGACGAGGTCGTCGAGGGGTTGCCGCCCCGCCTCCAAGAGATCGTGCGTCTGCGATTTGGGCTCCAGGATGGCCGCCCCCTGACGCTTCGGGAAGTGGGCGGCCGGCTCCACATCAGCCGCGAGCGCGTGCGGCAGCTTGAACGGCAAGCGCTGAAGAGGATTCGTGAGCACCGGGTCGCTTAAGCCCCGTGGGCGACGGAGGTGAGGGAAGTGAAGAGGACGTTACGCTCGGCGGCCATCAAGACGATTCTGGCGCCCACGGATCTCTCCCTCGGGTCGCTGTCCGGCGTCATCAAGGCGGCGGAGCTGGCTCACGGCTTTCAAGCGAATCTGATCCTGATGACGGCGGTCCCGAAGCCGCGGGCGACTGCTGAGCAACACGGTCGGTATCTCGACCAGACGGCGGGAACCGTTCGGATGCAGCTTGCGTCCTGGTTCGCCCGACAGGTGCCGGCCGCGATGCGGCAGGGTCTATCCGTGAGGTTCCTCGCCGTCATCGGAACCCCCGTCGACATGATTCTGCAGGTGACCAACACCGAAGGGGTCGACCTCATCGTGATGGCGATCCGCGGCCGATCCGGCCTGCGACGGCTACTCTATGGGAGCGTCGCGGAAGGGGTTGCCCGGGTCTCCCCGAGCCCCGTCCTGACGATCCGAACCGATGGCACCCCAGCACGGACGGTAGCGGTCGCCTAGGCCGCCACGGATTCCGCGGAGGAGTTCTATGGCCAGATCCGAATGGAACGCGAGGGTGAACGGCATGCCATCGAACAAGACCGGAAAGATTCGGGTACTCCTCGCGGACGATCACGCGATCGTCCGCGAAGGCGTCAAAAGAATCTTGACGGCCGAGCCGGACCTCGAGGTCGTGGGAGAGGCGGAGGATGGCCTTCAGGCCGTCGAGCAGGCGAAGAAGTTGAAGCCAGATGTCGCGGTGCTCGACATCAGCATGCCGGGGATCAACGGCATCGAGGCCACGAAGCAGATCAAAGCCGCCCTCCCCGACACCCACACGCTCGCGCTGACGATGCATTCGGACGACTCATACGTGTTCCAGTTGCTCAAGGCCGGTGCCTCCGGGTACGTCCTGAAGCGAGCGGCGGCGACGGATCTCGTCCAGGCGATCCGGGCCGCCCGGCGCGGGGAAGCGTTCCTGTATCCCTCCGTGGCGAAAGCCGTCGTGGCGGATTACCTCAAGCGCGTGGAGGCCGGCGAAGGACGCGAGACCTACGACGGCCTCACCGAACGGGAAAAGGAGATCCTCACCCTCGTCGCCGAGGGCGCGACCAACCAGGACATCGCCCAGAAACTGTACATCAGCGTGAAAACGGTCCAGACGCACCGGGCCCACATCATGGAGAAGCTAAACCTGCACGACCGCACCATGCTCGTCAGGTACGCGATTCGAAAGGGCCTCATCGAACCGTAACCCTTCTGTCGGTCCGGTACCCACCCCGCCGCGATTCTGATGACCCGGGACCGCTCCGGCCAGGATCTTGCCCCTGCTGGAATCGGTTGACGACCCGATGGGCATTCGTCTTGGCGACGGATATCTGGGTAGTCCTATCCGCCGCCATACTCGAAAGGGAGAGCGTAGACGGCGAACCGACGGCGAGAGCCGACAGGCTCCACGAGACGGATAGGAGGTACGATGATGAAACGGGCGATCGCAAAGGAAATCATGAGCAGTCCGGTGATCACCGTGAGCCCTGATACCCCGTTTCGAAATATTGTGGCGATCATGCTGGAGCACGGGATCAGCGGCCTGCCGGTCGTGGACGAGGACGGCCGCCTCCTCGGAATCGTGACCGAGGCCGACCTCCTCCTCAAGGAAGAAGAACCCCACGCCCAGCCCGCGCTGATCCCCTGGCACGGGTCGTCGCTGCGGCTGGAGCGGATCCTTGACCGCCACCGAAAGGCCGAGGGGACGACGGCGGGAGTGCTAATGACCGAGAACGTCGTCGCGGCGACCGAGGACGCCACCGCGCACCACCTCGCGCACCTGATGCTCGCCCAGGATGTGAACAGGATCCCGATCGTGCGGGATGGCCGCGTCGTAGGAATCGTCACGCGGGCGGATATTCTGAAGGTGTTCACCCGTGGCGACCAGGCGCTCCTCGAGGCCGTGCGCGAGGTGCTGGCCCGCGACCTGTGGATCGATCCCAAGGATCTGTCCATCACCTGCCTGAACGGCGTCGTCACCGTATCGGGAGAGGTGGATCGCCGCACCGATCGTGATCTCTTCATCCGCTGGGTCAAGTCGATCGACGGCGTGGTCGGCGTGAACGCCGACCAGCTCGACTTCCGTATCGACGATCTGGCCCTGGGGAAGGTGATCAGGTGAGATCCGCCTGAGCCTCAGGCTCTCCGATGATACCTGAGGTTCGCGGTGCAACACCCCGGGCGCCCGCGGCCGGCGTGATGTCCGGCGTTCCGGCCTACGTCGAGGCGGCGCTGCCTCGCGCCCCTGCGACGAAGGACCACCGCCGCCTGAATCTTGCCCTGGACCGGGCGCCCCAGGGCCCCGGCGTGGTGGATCTCATCCTCGACCTTGAGGGGGGCCGGCTGCGGGTCGGCTACGATCCCCAGGCGCTGTCGCGGGAAGACGCGCACCGGCTCGCGGCGCACCTGGCTGCGCGGCTTCTCGATGTTAACACGATCGCCCGCTCCGAGATGCGCGTGGAACACCTCCTACCCTGCTCGACCTGCCCGCTGACGCTAGAGTGCGCCCTCCGGCGCCTCCCGGGCGTGCTGGGCGTCACCGTCCGGTACGCGTCCGGTCAGGTCACCGTCGATTATGACCCGCAGACGGCCACTGAGGCCCAGATCCGGCGGCGTCTCAGCGATCTCGGGGTGCCCGTCCGCCCGACCGGCGGGGATCAAGCCGCCTCGTGGTGGGCGAGACACGAGCTCGCCCTGCTCGCTGGAGGCGCATTCCTCGCCCTCATCGTAGGAGCGGTCCTTGAACATCTACTGAAGGCAGGTCCGTGGGCCATCGCAGCCTACGTCGCAGCCTACCTCGCCGGAGGCTGGCGCGCGACCCGCACCGCGAGCGCGGCGATTCGGGGTGGCGCTCTGGACATCAACGTCCTGATGCTCGGTTCTGCCGCGGGAGCCGCGACGATCGGCTATTGGGAGGAAGGTGCGATCCTCTTGTGCCTGTTCTCGTTGAGCACCACGCTCGAGGCGTACGCGATGGAGCGCACCAGGCGGGCGATCCGGGCGCTTATGGCGCTGCGTCCGGACGACGCCGTTCTGCTGCGGGACGGCCGAGAGGTCCACGTTCCGGTGGACGCCCTCGAGGTCGGTGACGTGATCGCGGTGAAGCCCGGGGCTCGGATTCCCATCGATGGGACCATCCTTGCGGGAACGACGTCGATCGATCAATCCGCCCTCACGGGGGAGTCGATCCCTGTGGGACGGGTGGTGGGCGATCCGGTGTTCGCAGGGACCATTAACATCACAGGCGCGCTCGAGGTCCGGGTCGCCACGCTCCCCCAAGAGACGACGCTGGCGAAGATCATCGCCCTCGTCGAGGAGGCGCAGGGACAAAAGGCGACGACCCAGCAGCGGATCGACCAGCTGCAGCAGGGTTACGCCATCGCGGTGCTGGCGGCATCGGCGGCGCTGGCCACCCTTCCCACCCTGATCTTTCACCGCCCGTTCGTGGCGATGTTCTATCGGGCCATGACCCTGCTCGTCGTGGCCTCACCGTGCGCGCTGGTCGTTGGCACGCCTGCGACGGTCCTGGCTGCGATCACCAATGGCGCCCGGCGGGGGATCCTGTTCAAGGGCGGGGTGCACCTCGAGCGGATGGGGCGCGTCAAGGTCGTTGCGTTCGACAAGACCGGAACACTCACCCTAGGGCGCCCCCGCGTCACGGACGTCATCCCGGCCCATGGGATCACATCCGAGGAGCTCCTCCGGCTGGCTGCCGCCCTCGAGCAGAGGTCGGAGCATCCGTTGGGCTCTGCGATCGTCGAAGCCGCTCGGGCGACACGTGCGCCGCTCCCGGAGCCCAAGGCGTTCGAGGCTGTCACGGGCAAAGGCATTCGGGGCGCGGTGGGCGGCCAGTCGATCGTGATCGGGACCGCAGGCCTCCTCGCAGAGCACGGCATCGTGCTCCCGGAGCCGCTGGTGGATGCTGCCGAACGTCTCCCCGCAGGCGGAAAGACGACGGTGTTCGTCGCGTCATCTCGCGCGCTCGGCGCGATCGGCATCGCGGACCCTCTTCGGCCGGAGGCTCCCGAGGCGTGCGCGGCCCTGCGCAGCCTGGGGATCCGCCGTTTGGTCGTGCTGACCGGCGATCATGCAGCGGTGGGCAACGCCGTCGGAGCACAGGTCGGGGCAGACGATGTCCGCGCCGAGACGCTGCCGCACGAGAAGGCCGAGACAATCCACGCGTTGCGGCGGGAGTTCGGCGAGGTCGCCATGGTGGGCGACGGGATCAACGACGCCCCGGCGCTCGCCGCCGCGACGGTGGGAATCGCCATGGGCGCCGCGGGAACGGATGTGGCGCTCGAGACGGCAGACATCGTCCTGATGTCGAGTGACCTGAAGCAGGTGGCCTATGCCGTCGCCCTCAGCCGGAGGACCAGGCAGGTGATCCGCCAGAACCTGATCTTCGCGCTTGGCGTGATCGTTACGCTCGTCACCGCGACCCTCCTCGGACATCTTCGGCTTCCGCTTGCCGTTGTCGGGCACGAAGGGAGCACCGTGCTCGTGGTCCTCAACGGACTCCGCCTCCTGGCGGCAGTCCCAACCATATCCCAGGGATCATCCGCGAGCGACCTCCGGGCCCCCGTGTCAGGGCTTCCGAGGGTCCAAGGAGAATGAGATCCCGGCGGGCCTCGCCAAGCAAGGAGCCTGGAACCCAGGCACGCGTAAGGGGGCAGGGGGAATCCCCAGCCATGGATGACGTACACGCCGCATACCCTTCGCATCGGGCCACTGACGTGGTCCTGCGGGACGGATCAACGGTGCACGTCCGGCCAATCCGGCTGGACGACGAGCCTCGCCTGCTGGCTTTCCTCCGCTCGCTGTCCGAACAGTCGCGGGTTTTCAGGTTTTTCTCCCCAGCCTCCGATACCGTGCTCGCCCAGATGGCCAGGCGAGAGGCGCGGGTCGATTACGCGCGTCGATACGGGGTGGTGGCGACGAAGGGATCCGAGGACCAGATCGTCGGCCACGCCCTGTATGCCGCCATCAACGATGCCGATGCCGAAGTGGCGTTTGCCGTGGCCGACCAGTACCAGGGCCGGGGACTCGGGACGATCCTCCTGGGGCATCTGGCGGAAGTCGCAGCGATCCACGGGATCCAGGAGTTCACGGCCTTTGTCATGCACGAGAACCGCCAGATGCTAACGGTGTTCCGAGAGTCGGGCTTCCCCACCGACGTCAAGTTCGACACGGGAGAGTTGACCGTCACCTTCCCCACGTCGTTGACGGCGGATGCGCTCGAGCGGTTTGACCGGCGAGATCAGGTGGCTGCGGTGAACGCCCTCACGCTG contains:
- a CDS encoding VIT1/CCC1 transporter family protein, translating into MPQTPHVERHFTGSETVRDIVIGMSDGLTVPFALAAGLSGAVASTGIIVTAGLAEIAAGSIAMGLGGYLAAKSDAEHYASEQLREQMEIRTVPEVEADEVTRIFQGYGLTAEASAPVVEALRKNPEAWIDFMMRFELGLEKPEPKRALTSALTIAGAYVGGGIIPLAPYIVSARAHTALLISVVVTLVALTLFGYIKGRFTGTVPARSAFQTALVGGLAAAAAFVIARLIA
- a CDS encoding CBS domain-containing protein — encoded protein: MEAREIMSKDVVAVAPEMLVTEAADLLLRYRIHRAPVVDEADQMVGMVSFMDLAARRGKTVRDVMAPDPVWASEDTPVDEVAAMMLDQMVRRVPIVRGGRVVGVVSASDIIQVFLNLHEVPISRKDLEVSRGKAGRR
- a CDS encoding universal stress protein; its protein translation is MMRILVATDGSPHAIGAAKLTARLVRELREAEVVLVNVGHIPTIAMGSPGEVYVDLGALEEGMRQAGEAILGESGKAFAGVDARVSRVYREGDPAGEIIKAAKEHKADLIVMGSRGLGQIGGLILGSVSERVLHGAHAPVLIVR
- a CDS encoding VLRF1 family aeRF1-type release factor, yielding MTDFEGLSGLLNSDRRDVLSVALDLDPTKPEHQSPHPAYRTWLREAFQRVLETVPKPARAEIRKAARRALARVQNGPAGGRGLMLLAGRDLWREFVLPDSLPNRVHYGRPDLLPLLWAARMYKPWATVLVDRTHAKIAVAFLEKTIVVHEKSLTLDTGHWRFKAGRPRTATKASGVAASRGVERDSFTARVDDHVYRFWQSIARAAARTLADLSIDRVIIAGPERATNAVRESLPEKARAMVVGIVTLPPHPTIANVREHTLPVILAHAHRRESRLLADVMDRAAAAAGGVLGRSATLETLLRGEVMTLVAERDLDGSVWECTSCAYVAVADVNVCPSCGAQMRETSLRQVVPFLAHHHGAALEVVGPAGRPSLPEGLGGLLRYTPRLESAKASPSALADRPV
- a CDS encoding universal stress protein encodes the protein MPPGALLVPTDMSDASLPAAAYAADLARRAGGRLVLLHVVFPKEIEEGVADGQYVDQQLKEVQGRLHWWFTTFVPPAARQGVSVETVVRVGHPEHEILTTARAIQGGTIVMATHGRTGLPRAVLGSVAEAVLRHAPCPVLTIPPTALQNSKHAGGVPAEREAV
- a CDS encoding CBS domain-containing protein, producing MMRARELMSTPVVRVAPEATLKEVAERMVAHRVSGVPVVDHFGELVGIISESDLVSKLEYEETGQGLVGFLDHLAHAVGADRKLHARTAAELMTSGVVTAAPDASVRELIHLMTSHGVNRVPIVEGGRVIGIVTRADILRTLVRSDTAIAEDVRWRLIHDLWIDPTGLVISTRDGIVTIAGEVPTRSEAELVKHWTAATEGVVDVDARGLRYRTDDRRVKLPAGRGWPDRS
- a CDS encoding RNA polymerase sigma factor RpoD/SigA, with amino-acid sequence MARSIMTPMDHYEALTALGQYLAEVRSIPLLSKEEEDRLAVRAVAGDRDARSSIVEHHLPLVVGIARRYAGWGVLLEDLVQEGNLGLLRAAERFDSGHGVRFATYATWWIRHYISRAVFRLAHAIRIPRSIRLDLRRLGVVSTTLERQMRRRPKDTELAAALGRPAARIRFLRSIPDEPLSLEHPGDGGSSLAALLSMSPDSTSEDVAEVDEVVEGLPPRLQEIVRLRFGLQDGRPLTLREVGGRLHISRERVRQLERQALKRIREHRVA
- a CDS encoding universal stress protein, translated to MKRTLRSAAIKTILAPTDLSLGSLSGVIKAAELAHGFQANLILMTAVPKPRATAEQHGRYLDQTAGTVRMQLASWFARQVPAAMRQGLSVRFLAVIGTPVDMILQVTNTEGVDLIVMAIRGRSGLRRLLYGSVAEGVARVSPSPVLTIRTDGTPARTVAVA
- a CDS encoding response regulator transcription factor → MARSEWNARVNGMPSNKTGKIRVLLADDHAIVREGVKRILTAEPDLEVVGEAEDGLQAVEQAKKLKPDVAVLDISMPGINGIEATKQIKAALPDTHTLALTMHSDDSYVFQLLKAGASGYVLKRAAATDLVQAIRAARRGEAFLYPSVAKAVVADYLKRVEAGEGRETYDGLTEREKEILTLVAEGATNQDIAQKLYISVKTVQTHRAHIMEKLNLHDRTMLVRYAIRKGLIEP
- a CDS encoding CBS domain-containing protein codes for the protein MKRAIAKEIMSSPVITVSPDTPFRNIVAIMLEHGISGLPVVDEDGRLLGIVTEADLLLKEEEPHAQPALIPWHGSSLRLERILDRHRKAEGTTAGVLMTENVVAATEDATAHHLAHLMLAQDVNRIPIVRDGRVVGIVTRADILKVFTRGDQALLEAVREVLARDLWIDPKDLSITCLNGVVTVSGEVDRRTDRDLFIRWVKSIDGVVGVNADQLDFRIDDLALGKVIR
- a CDS encoding heavy metal translocating P-type ATPase; the encoded protein is MSGVPAYVEAALPRAPATKDHRRLNLALDRAPQGPGVVDLILDLEGGRLRVGYDPQALSREDAHRLAAHLAARLLDVNTIARSEMRVEHLLPCSTCPLTLECALRRLPGVLGVTVRYASGQVTVDYDPQTATEAQIRRRLSDLGVPVRPTGGDQAASWWARHELALLAGGAFLALIVGAVLEHLLKAGPWAIAAYVAAYLAGGWRATRTASAAIRGGALDINVLMLGSAAGAATIGYWEEGAILLCLFSLSTTLEAYAMERTRRAIRALMALRPDDAVLLRDGREVHVPVDALEVGDVIAVKPGARIPIDGTILAGTTSIDQSALTGESIPVGRVVGDPVFAGTINITGALEVRVATLPQETTLAKIIALVEEAQGQKATTQQRIDQLQQGYAIAVLAASAALATLPTLIFHRPFVAMFYRAMTLLVVASPCALVVGTPATVLAAITNGARRGILFKGGVHLERMGRVKVVAFDKTGTLTLGRPRVTDVIPAHGITSEELLRLAAALEQRSEHPLGSAIVEAARATRAPLPEPKAFEAVTGKGIRGAVGGQSIVIGTAGLLAEHGIVLPEPLVDAAERLPAGGKTTVFVASSRALGAIGIADPLRPEAPEACAALRSLGIRRLVVLTGDHAAVGNAVGAQVGADDVRAETLPHEKAETIHALRREFGEVAMVGDGINDAPALAAATVGIAMGAAGTDVALETADIVLMSSDLKQVAYAVALSRRTRQVIRQNLIFALGVIVTLVTATLLGHLRLPLAVVGHEGSTVLVVLNGLRLLAAVPTISQGSSASDLRAPVSGLPRVQGE